One region of Manduca sexta isolate Smith_Timp_Sample1 chromosome 25, JHU_Msex_v1.0, whole genome shotgun sequence genomic DNA includes:
- the LOC115446778 gene encoding uncharacterized protein LOC115446778 encodes MDNLLIEAVHRRDPLWNSSNEHHKNSNILKKLWEEVAEEVQGDVKTLKTRWRNLRAYYIKECQKIEKSRGNSSSSWQYFDKLRFITNNMPISNILKYNCEESYMSMSQNYCNPVEFLESPSPVPSSLSDSGTSPARKNKSVNKTNLNANDTIADLKRRKIEILEKEAIRRSNDDLLFFESLLPYLSEIPRIRKLQLRSKIHELIVNELVELEGRDTCQTDT; translated from the exons ATGGATAATTTGTTGATAGAAGCTGTTCACAGGAGGGACCCTCTATGGAACTCGTCCAATGAGCATcacaaaaattctaatattctaAAGAAACTTTGGGAGGAGGTAGCTGAAGAAGTCCAAGGAGATG TTAAAACTTTAAAGACAAGATGGAGGAACTTAAGAGCTTATTATATCAAAGAATGTCAAAAAATAGAAAAGTCCCGAGGAAATAGCTCCAGCTCGTGGCAGTATTTTGATAAACTTCGATTCATCACGAATAATATGCCAATATCGAATATACTAAAGTATAATTGTGAAGAGAGTTATATGTCCATGAGTCAGAACTATTGCAATCCAGTTGAATTTCTAGAATCGCCGTCCCCAGTGCCGTCATCTTTGTCAGACTCGGGCACGTCTCCAGCAAGAAAAAACAAATCTGTgaacaaaacaaatttgaatGCAAATGATACTATCGCAGATTTAAAGAGAAGGAAAATAGAAATATTGGAGAAAGAGGCCATCCGAAGATCTAATGATGATTTGCTGTTCTTCGAAAGTCTCCTACCATACTTAAGTGAAATTCCTCGGATACGTAAATTGCAACTTCGTTCAAAGATTCatgaattaattgtaaatgaattaGTAGAACTCGAAGGGAGAGACACTTGCCAAACAGACACTTGa